The Nerophis lumbriciformis linkage group LG07, RoL_Nlum_v2.1, whole genome shotgun sequence genome window below encodes:
- the LOC133609152 gene encoding class I histocompatibility antigen, F10 alpha chain-like codes for MNLFLFFLLVVQMHSVTPVIHTLQYFQTTFSQVPNFPEYVEIGYVDGVETIYYDSNIRKAESKQDWMNKITAEDPKYWQIETETIVRNEFTNKHNLEVRKKLFNQTGGVHINQRMYGCEWNDETDEVKGWDQYGYDGEDFISFDMKTWTYTAAKPQAFPAKLQWDQNIFLLDYQKYYYTEECPSYLKKYVKNGKKVLMRTELPEVFLLQKTPSSPVTCMATGFYPDLADLFWRKDGEQIFEDVEHGELLPNHDGTFQMSVELKVEVTAEVEGKYECVFQLSGVKEDLVTKLERRSILSNASHEDNWSVALAATAAVVAVAAVLAAIIIVMLATAAWSSPRRWRLKAE; via the exons ATGAACttgtttttattctttcttctggtcgtgcaaatgcacagcgtgacgcctg TGATTCACACGCTGCAGTATTTCCAAACTACGTTctctcaagttccaaacttcccagagTATGTGGAGATTGGTTATGTTGATGGAGTTGAGACTATTTACTATGACAGCAACATCAGGAAAGCAGAATccaaacaggactggatgaacaaaatcacagcagaggaTCCAAAATACTGGCAGATAGAAACAGAGACCATTGTTCGTAATGAGTTTACTAACAAACACAACCTTGAAGTTCGTAAGAAGCTTTTCAACCAaactggag GTGTTCACATTAACCAGAGGATGTATggatgtgaatggaatgatgagactgatgaggtTAAAGGTTGGGATCAGTACGgttatgatggagaagatttCATATCGTTCGACATGAAGACATGGACATATACTGCAGCAAAACCACAAGCTTTCCCCGCCAAACTCCAGTGGGACCAGAACATATTTCTACTAGACTACCAGAAGTATTATTACACTGAGGAAtgtccttcttacttgaagaagtatgtgaagaatgggaagaaggtcctaatgagaacag agcttccagaggtgttcctcctccagaagacgccatcctctccagtcacctgcatggcgacaggtttctaccccgacttagccgacctgttttggaggaaagacggcgagcagatcttcgaggacgtggagcacggagagctgctccccaaccacgacggaaccttccagatgtcggtggagctgaaagtggaggtgacggccgaggtggagggcaagtacgaatgtgtgttccagctgtctggcgtcaaggaggacctggtcaccaagctggagagaagaagcatcctgagcaacgcaagccatgaag ACAACTGGAGCGTCGCCCTCGCTGCCACGGCGGCGGTCGTCGCTGTGGCGGCCGTCCTGGcggccatcatcatcgtcatg CTCGCCACGGCGGCGTGGAGCTCTCCGAGAAGGTGGCGGCTGAAGGCTGAGTAA